Below is a window of Streptomyces genisteinicus DNA.
GGGCCAGGTCGAGGGCGCGGGCATCGCGGCCGCCCTCGGGGTCCAGCTGCTGTGGGCCGCCGCGCTGGGCGCGCTGGCCGCCTTCGTCTGGTCGCGCGCCCGGCGACGTGTCCTGTCGCAGGGAGGGTGAGGCCGGTGCGGGGTCCGCGTGTCTATCTGCTGCTGGCCGGTGCGGCGTTCCGCGCCGAGTTCCAGTACCGGGGGAACCTGTTCGTCAACATCATCGGCGGCCTGTTCTACCAGGGCGTCGGACTGGCCTTCATCTGGGCGGTCCTGGACCGGTTCGGCCAGGTCGGCGGCTGGGGTCTCGGGGAGATCGCCTTCCTCTACGGGCTGCGGCTCACCGCCCACGGCCTGTGGCTGCTCCCCGGCCACCAGCTGATCCACGTCGACGAGGTCGTCGTGGAGGGCGAGTACGACCGCTACCTGGTGCGCCCCGTCCCGCCGCTGGTCCAGCTCCTCACCCGCCGGGTGCGGCTGAGCTCGCTGGGCGACCTCGCGGGCGGTGTCGTCCTGCTCTCCATCGCCTCGGCCCAGGCGCCGGTCGACTGGTCGCCGGGAGCCGTCTGCTTCCTGGTGCTGGCCGTGGTGGGCGGTGCGCTGGTCGAGGGTTCCCTGCAACTGGCCGCCTCCGCACTGGTGTTCAGGATGAAGCGGGTGTCGCCCCTGAAGTTCGCCATCGACATGATCTTCAGCGACTTCGGCAACTACCCCCTGAAGATCTTCGGTCCGGTGGCCGGCTTCGGGCTGACCTTCGTCTTCCCGCTGGCCTTCGTCGCGTATCTGCCGGCGACCGTGCTGATGGACCGCGAGGAGGAGCTCGCCGTGCCCCAGTGGCTCGCCTGGGGGGCTCCGGGCATCGGAGTGCTGCTGATGTACGCCGCGTTCCGCTTCTGGGAGCGGCAGTCCCGCCACTACGAGAGCAGCGGGCACTGACCCGGCGGGCTCCTCCGGGCCGGGCCCGGAGGAGCCCGCCGGGCGTTCGCCCGGCCGTCAGCCGCCGCCCGGCTGCCGCTGCCGTCGGTCGCTGCCGTCAGTCGCGGGAGTTGCCGAAGAGGATGCGGTAGGCGATCAGCAGGACCAGGGAGCCGCCGATGGCCGCACCCCAGGTGGCGAGGTCGAAGAACTGGTTCTGCACGGGCCGGTCGAAGAACTCGGCGGAGAGCCAGCCGCCGGTGAAGGCGCCGGCTATGCCGATGAGCGTGGTGCCGACGAGGCCGCCGGGGTCCCGCCCGGGCAGCAGGAACTTGGCGATGGCTCCGGCCAGGAGTCCGAGGACGATCCAGCTGATGATGCCCATGAGGTGACGCTGCTTTCCGGTTCGGTGGTGCGGACGACGGCGGTCCGGCGGTCTGTACGAAGAGGGACGTGCTGCGGGCCGGACGGGTTGCGGCGCCCGGTCAGATCCGTGGTGCGTCCGTGTCCGTCTCCGGCCGGACGGCGGGGCGGCCGAGCGCGTCGCCGGGGGCGGGGCGGACGGTGTGGCCGGACGACGGCTCGTGGAGGACCGGCGGGGTCGTCGTGGCGGACGGCGTCCGGTCGGACTTCATCGCTCTGGCCTCGCTCTTGAGGATGCGGGCGGACTTGCCCAGGGAGCGGGCGAGTTCGGGCAGCCTCTTGGCGCCGAGGACCAGGACGAGGACGATGAGGATGATGGCGAGTTCGCTGATGCCGAACATGGTGTACGCCTTCTCTCCGGGGCACTGGGCGACAGGTCAGGGTGGCCAGCGACGGCGGGCAGGGGCGCACGGGTCCGGCGGTGCGTGGGCCGAGCGTAAATCTACAGCACTGTAGAAGATGTGTGCAGGGCCTCCCGCCGCACAGGCCACGGCCCGCGTCCCACCCGGAACCGGCACGGACGTACGCATGTACCGACGTACGCATGCACCGACGCACGCACGCACGCACGCATGCACAGACGCGCGGACGCACGTGCGGGCCCGCGGCGCTTCCGGCGAGGCGGCAGCCGGTTACTCGTGCCCGGTGGTGAATCTGATCGGCATCCCGTTCGGATCGACCTGGAGCACGGCTCCGTCCGCCACCGATGCGCCCGAGGCGTCCGTGTGGCTTTTCAGGTCGATCCTGGCCGACCGTCCCAGGAAGACCTCGTCGGTGGCCACCAGGTCGATGAGATCCGCCGACATGATCAGGTGGATGTCGAGCCGGGGGCCGGCCGCGGCCACCTGGCGCAGCGCGGAGAACAGTTCGGGCGCCAGCCGGTGGACGCGGGGGAAGTCGTCCACCGCGACGACCAGGCGCGGCAGGCGCTCGGGCCCGCCGGCCCTGCGGTCGCGCGCCGTCCAGCTCTCCATGTCCCAGACGTACTCGCGGCGCCTTCTCTCCTGGTGCAGCCGTTCGCACAGCGACAGGACGTCGGGACCGCCGCCGCGCAGACCGAGGAAGAACGAGCCGGGGGTGCGCCGCGTGAACCGGTCGAAGCCGCTGCGGCGGTCGTAGTCGGCGAGGATGAACTCCACCCCGTCCCCCTCCTGCTGCGACAACTGTTCCAGCATCCGCAGCAGGAAGGCCCTGCGCACCTGGGCCGGCCCGCCCCGGCACAGCAGGTGGGGGCCGTCGCCCCCGACCGTCTCGCTGTGCAGGTCGAGCCGCACGGGGGCCAGTTCGGAGTCGAAGCCGAGGACGACCGAGAACGGGTGGGCCTCCCGGCTCGCCAGGGAGTCCAGGGCCCGGCGCAGCTGCCGTGCGGTGGGCCGGCGGTCGGGTTCGGCGAGCAGGCAGGCGCGGAGCGCGGCCAGGAACGCGGGCTCCAGCCACGCTTTCGCCGACTCCAGTGCGCCGTGCAGGTCTCCGTCGTGCTCCGGGCCGACCGCGGCCTCCACCAGGACGCAGCCCAGGGCGTAGACGTCGGCCTCCCGGGTCGGGGCCGCGGTGGCGTGGCCGAGTTCCGGGGCGCGGTAGCGGCTGCGCTGGCCGTGGAAGGACCACCGCCGGCTCGGCACGCCGTCCACCGAAGCGGTCGTCCACCCCGTGATCTGCACCTCCCGGCCGGCGATCAGCACCCTGCCCGCCGTCAGCGAGCCGTGGACCAGGCCCCGGTCGTGGGCTCGGGCCAGGCCGGCCGCGAGCTGGCGGGCGACGGCCAGCAGGCCGGCGTGGTGCAGCAGCCCGTGGCTCCTGGTGAAGTCCCGCAGATTGGGCGCGGGTTCCGCCGGCCCGTCCAGGGCGCACCGGACCGCGTGCCACGGCCGCTCATGGTCCGGGTCCCAGGCCATCAGCCGCGGCGCGCAGGTGCCGTCCATGCGCTGGAGGGCCTGCACTTCCCGTGCCATCAGCTCGTGCGCGTCGGGCTCGTCGTGGAACCGGCGGACGACGAGCAGGTTCTGCTCGCCGTCATGGGCGAGGAAGACGCCGCTGTCGCCCCAGGCGTACTCGGCGAAGACGTCGTAGGGCAGGGCCCACCGGCCCTCGAACCGCCGGTCGGAGACCGCCAGCAGCCTCCACCGCTCGCTGTCGAGGACCAGAGGGAGACCCGGCGGGAGTTTCCGCAGATCCTCGTCCGGCGGCGGCACCGGCGGCTCGGGTCCGGTGTCGTCCGGCGGCGAGACGCCCAGGCGGCGCATCAGGGTCTCGTCCACCCAGCCGAACGGACGCCGCGGACCCGGCGACAGGCGGTCCGCGCCCCCCGAGTGCGGGAGCCAGGCCGGGAAGCCCGCCGGTGATCCGCCGAGTTCGCTCAGACGGTCCGTCACTGCCCGTGCGGTGCGCACCAGTTCGGCGGGGGTCACGGTGCCGAGCAGGATCCGCCGGGTCTCCTCCGGGAAGTCGAAGGTCCGCTGGTGCGGGGGCCGCTCCGTCTCGTCGGCGCCGCGCATGAGACCGCCGAGGAAGACCTCGGCGAGGTGGGACGTGTCGACGGCCGGTGTCACGGCGTGCTGGACCAGCCGCATCACCGGCACCGGCAGCGGTGCCACGGCCGCCAGATGCGCGGCGAGCCGGTAGGCGTCCGGGGAGGCGGAATCCTGGAAGCGGAGCACGGCCCCTGCCGCGCCGGTGGTGGCCGCGCGGTCCACGGAGGCGGGGGGCGGGGCGGCCGGCCGCTCCACGGTGAGCAGGGGGAGCACGGCGGTGCCGCCGGGGGAGCCGATCAGCTGCGCCCAGGCGCCGACGACGTCCCCGTCGGTGGCGAGCACCGGGACGGGCACCCCGTCGAACGGGGCGAGTTCGGCGGGCAGCTGCGGATCCTCGACGTGCCACGACCGGTTGGCCGCGCCCCTGCGCCGCGTCGTCACCCGCCAGGGCCGGGCGTCGAGGCCCGTTCCCGCCCACAGGCGCCGGGGCAGCGCGTGCACCACCGCCGTCGGTCCGGTCGCCGCCGCGCGCCTCAGCTCCTCGTGCATCGAGCCGTTCCGCCAGGCGGCGCCGACCCCGTCGCTCACGACGAGCAGCAGGGTGTTGCCGGTGGGGTCGAGGACGGTGGACAGCGCGAGCGTGGCCGCCGAGGCACCGTAGGGGCGGCTGCGCAGCCGCGGTCCGGCGTGGCCGCGGGTGTCCAGACCGTGGACCCGTACGTGCCGGAAGGCGCCGCTGCGCTGCAGCAGCCCCCGGAGCTCCCCGGCGAGACGCTGCCACAGGAGCATCGAGACGCCGTCGTCGACGAGGACGGCCAGGTCGAGCCAGCGTGTCGTCGCCGGGCGC
It encodes the following:
- a CDS encoding ABC transporter permease: MRGPRVYLLLAGAAFRAEFQYRGNLFVNIIGGLFYQGVGLAFIWAVLDRFGQVGGWGLGEIAFLYGLRLTAHGLWLLPGHQLIHVDEVVVEGEYDRYLVRPVPPLVQLLTRRVRLSSLGDLAGGVVLLSIASAQAPVDWSPGAVCFLVLAVVGGALVEGSLQLAASALVFRMKRVSPLKFAIDMIFSDFGNYPLKIFGPVAGFGLTFVFPLAFVAYLPATVLMDREEELAVPQWLAWGAPGIGVLLMYAAFRFWERQSRHYESSGH
- a CDS encoding GlsB/YeaQ/YmgE family stress response membrane protein, which gives rise to MGIISWIVLGLLAGAIAKFLLPGRDPGGLVGTTLIGIAGAFTGGWLSAEFFDRPVQNQFFDLATWGAAIGGSLVLLIAYRILFGNSRD
- a CDS encoding twin-arginine translocase TatA/TatE family subunit — translated: MFGISELAIILIVLVLVLGAKRLPELARSLGKSARILKSEARAMKSDRTPSATTTPPVLHEPSSGHTVRPAPGDALGRPAVRPETDTDAPRI
- a CDS encoding SAV_2336 N-terminal domain-related protein produces the protein MTAHGDLGRVRRALSGDGVLLHTEELLDALWLAERLPPAAATALARIAAAEPPPAPDPGPVGGAVPPPAGAPAASAAGEDDTAAARSGPDDGVRSGKETGLHAAPAPSHTAAPADRAAMAVRAPGAKALGGTELRLGRALRPLKQLRPDALRTELDIDATVTAMAETGLPEAVLRPATTRWLDLAVLVDDGVSMLLWQRLAGELRGLLQRSGAFRHVRVHGLDTRGHAGPRLRSRPYGASAATLALSTVLDPTGNTLLLVVSDGVGAAWRNGSMHEELRRAAATGPTAVVHALPRRLWAGTGLDARPWRVTTRRRGAANRSWHVEDPQLPAELAPFDGVPVPVLATDGDVVGAWAQLIGSPGGTAVLPLLTVERPAAPPPASVDRAATTGAAGAVLRFQDSASPDAYRLAAHLAAVAPLPVPVMRLVQHAVTPAVDTSHLAEVFLGGLMRGADETERPPHQRTFDFPEETRRILLGTVTPAELVRTARAVTDRLSELGGSPAGFPAWLPHSGGADRLSPGPRRPFGWVDETLMRRLGVSPPDDTGPEPPVPPPDEDLRKLPPGLPLVLDSERWRLLAVSDRRFEGRWALPYDVFAEYAWGDSGVFLAHDGEQNLLVVRRFHDEPDAHELMAREVQALQRMDGTCAPRLMAWDPDHERPWHAVRCALDGPAEPAPNLRDFTRSHGLLHHAGLLAVARQLAAGLARAHDRGLVHGSLTAGRVLIAGREVQITGWTTASVDGVPSRRWSFHGQRSRYRAPELGHATAAPTREADVYALGCVLVEAAVGPEHDGDLHGALESAKAWLEPAFLAALRACLLAEPDRRPTARQLRRALDSLASREAHPFSVVLGFDSELAPVRLDLHSETVGGDGPHLLCRGGPAQVRRAFLLRMLEQLSQQEGDGVEFILADYDRRSGFDRFTRRTPGSFFLGLRGGGPDVLSLCERLHQERRRREYVWDMESWTARDRRAGGPERLPRLVVAVDDFPRVHRLAPELFSALRQVAAAGPRLDIHLIMSADLIDLVATDEVFLGRSARIDLKSHTDASGASVADGAVLQVDPNGMPIRFTTGHE